In Elaeis guineensis isolate ETL-2024a chromosome 1, EG11, whole genome shotgun sequence, a genomic segment contains:
- the LOC105039558 gene encoding gamma-glutamyl peptidase 3-like: MDLVEGKRYALLLAAKDSDYVNKVYDGYFNVFLQAFREEGENWDLFRVVEGQFPNIEDLHKYDGFVISGSPHDAYANDLWILRLCFLLQTLDATQKRVLGICFGHQVLCRALGGRVGKAYKGWDIGIKKVIMVEDLPQHRFFDRLEEIPPYASIIQCHQDEVLEVPLGAEVIASSEKTGVEIFCLGDHILGIQGHPEYTKDILCNLIDRLLCSDSIDRAFANEAKAAVEAAEPDRKFWEKMCKGFLKGR, encoded by the exons ATGGATTTAGTGGAAGGAAAGAGATACGCCCTCCTCTTAGCCGCCAAGGACTCCGACTACGTCAATAAGGTGTACGACGGCTACTTCAATGTCTTCTTACAAGCCTTTCGAGAAGAAGGTGAGAACTGGGATTTGTTCAGGGTGGTGGAAGGACAGTTTCCAAATATAGAAGATCTCCACAAGTACGACGGCTTCGTGATCAGTGGTAGCCCCCACGATGCCTATGCAAACGACCTTTGGATCTTAAGACTTTGCTTTCTACTCCAAACCTTGGATGCAACGCAAAAGAGAGTTCTAGGGATATGCTTTGGCCACCAA GTGCTATGCCGGGCATTAGGCGGTCGGGTTGGGAAGGCTTACAAGGGTTGGGACATTGGGATTAAGAAGGTGATCATGGTGGAGGACCTGCCTCAACATAGATTCTTCGACAGGTTAGAGGAGATTCCTCCATATGCTTCTATCATCCAATGCCACCAAGATGAG GTGTTGGAGGTGCCACTTGGTGCTGAGGTGATTGCCTCCTCAGAGAAGACTGGCGTGGAGATTTTCTGTCTTGGGGACCATATACTGGGCATCCAAGGGCATCCTGAGTACACAAAAGATATATTGTGCAATCTCATTGATCGTCTTCTTTGCAGCGACTCCATTGAT AGAGCTTTTGCCAATGAGGCCAAGGCAGCAGTGGAGGCTGCTGAACCTGATAGGAAGTTTTGGGAGAAGATGTGCAAAGGCTTCCTCAAGGGAAGATAG